The sequence GAGCTTGCCAAGCTGTTGGGTACCGTTATTTCAGGGTAAAGGCGTTAGATGACCCGGTTGAGGGCCTTTCGGGAGGTATACTTCTTTCGCGTACTCAACCATGAATCGACGATTGCTGCTGAAAACCGTAGCCGGTCTGGCTGCCATACACCCCCTTTCACGCCTGCCGGGCTGGGCCGCCCCCTACCGCACCCAACTGAGCGGTGAACCCATGGCTACGGGCAAATTCAAGCCGACTTGGGAATCCCTTCAGCAGTATGCCGTGCCCGACTGGTACCGCGACGCCAAGTTTGGCATCTGGGCCCACTGGGGCGCTCAATGCCAGCCCGAGCACGGCGACTGGTACGCCCGTAACATGTATGACGAGGGGGGCAACGACTATAAATTTCACGTCGAAAAATACGGACACCCCTCCAAGGCGGGCTTCAAAGACGTGATTCATCAGTGGAAAGCCGAGAACTGGAACCCCGATCAGCTGCTGTCGCTGTACAAACGGGCGGGTGCCCAGTACTTTATGGCGATGGCCAACCACCACGACAACTTCGACAATTACGACAGCAAGTACCAGTCGTGGAACGCAACCCGGCTGGGTCCTAAGAAAGACATCATCGGCGGCTGGGCCAAAGCGGCCCGTCAGCACAGTCTCCGGTTTGGCGTGAGCGTGCACGCTGCCCACGCCTGGACCTGGTACGAGACGGCCCAACGGTCGGACAAGCAGGGCCCGCTGGCGGGCGTCCCCTATGACGGCAAGCTGACGAAAGCCGATGGCAAAGGCACCTGGTGGGAAGGCTACGACCCGCAGGAGCTCTACGCCCAGAACCACCCCCTGAGCGAAAACAGCCTCAAGACCAGTAGTATCCACCGGCAGTGGGAATGGGGCAACGGCGCCAACGTACCCCCGGCCGCCTACTGCGAAAAATTCTACAACCGCACCGTCGATCTGATCAATAAATACAGCCCGGACGTAGTCTATTTCGACGATACGGCACTCCCGCTATGGCCCATCAACGACGCCGGCTTACGGATCGCCGCGCACCTCTACAACAGCAACATGAAACGCCATGGCGGTAAGTTGGAGGCGGTACTCAACGGGAAGATCCTGACCCCCGAACAGCAGAAGTGCATGGTCTGGGACATCGAGCGGGGCCAGTCGAATCAGATCGAGCCGTTTGTGTGGCAAACCGACACCTGCATTGGCAGCTGGCACTACGACCGGCGCGTGTATGACAACAACCGCTACAAATCAGCGCAGACGGTTGTCCATACGCTGGCTGATGTCGTTAGCAAAAATGGCAACCTGCTGCTCAGCGTGCCCGTGCGCGCCGACGGCAGCATCGACGAAAAAGAAACGGCAATCGTAGAAGGCATCGCAGCCTGGATGGCCATTAACAAAGAGGCTATCTTCGGTACACGCCCTTGGCGGATATTCGGTGAAGGTCCGGCGCTGGAATCGGCGGCTCCGTTGAGTGCGCAGGGTTTTAACGAAGGTAAGGGCAAGCCGTTCGGGGCAGAAGACATTCGCTTTACCCGCAAAGGCAATACGCTCTACGCCATCGTGATGGGCTGGCCCGCCGATGGCCAGGTACGTATCAAAAGCCTGGGAACCGCCGCGGCCCAATCCCCCGCCTATACCCACGTTAGTCTACTGGGTCATTCCGAGCCATTGCGCTTCACTCAAACGGCTGAGGCATTGACTGTCAGCCTCCCCAGCCAGAAACCCGGCGATTACGCCTATTGCCTCAAGCTAAGCTAGTCCCAGGTACGTTATCGCACCAACAAAAAGCCCCTGCCGTTACCAGCAGGGACTTTTTGTTAAACCTATAAGGTTTTCGAAACCTTACAGGTTTTATACGTTCGTATTTACTTCACTTCTTCATACGGCACGTCTGACACGTCGCTGTCGGTGGGTTGGCCGTTGCCGTTGGGCTGACCGCCACCCGGCTGACCACCAGCGAATCCATCCATCGGGTTGGCTCCGTCGGGTTGACCCTGCGTTGCCGCGTAGATCTCCTGCGAGGCGTTGTTCCAGGCAGTCGTCAGGCTGGCGAGCGCCGTTTCGATAGCAGCTACGTCGCGGGTGCCGTGCGCCGTGCGAAGCTGCCCAAGCGCGTCTTCGATGGCCTGTTTGTTACCAGCCGACAGTTTGTCGCCGTAATCTTTTAGTTGTTTCTCGGTCTGGAAAATCATCGAGTCGGCCTGGTTAACCTTCTCAATTTTCTCTTTCTCGAGTTTATCGGCGGCTTCGTTGGCTTTTGCCTCTTCGCGCATCCGGTTGATCTCGGCGTCGGTCAAACCACTTGAGGCTTCGATCCGGATCTTCTGCTCTTTACCGGTGCCTTTGTCGCGGGCCGTTACGTTCAGGATACCGTTGGCATCCACGTCGAACGTCACCTCGATTTGGGGCACACCACGCGGTGCGGGCGGGATGTCGCTCAGGATAAACCGACCCAACTGGCGGTTCTGACCAGCCATTGGCCGCTCACCCTGCAACACGTTGATTTCTACGCTCGGCTGGTTGTCGGATGCCGTTGAGAACACTTCCGTTTTCTTGCTCGGGATCGTCGTGTTCGACTCCACCATTTTGGTGAATACGCCGCCCATCGTTTCGATACCCAGTGACAGAGGAATTACGTCGAGCAGCAGTACGTCTTTTACTTCACCCGTCAAGACACCACCCTGAATGGCAGCACCAATGGCCACGGCTTCATCGGGGTTAACGGCTTTCGAGGGCTTCTTGCCAAACAGCTTCTCTACTTCTTCCTGTACTTTCGGAATCCGCGTTGACCCACCGACCAGAATCACTTCGTCGATCTGGCTGGCGCTCAGGCCTGAGTTTTTCAGCGCCCGGCGGCACGGCTCCAGACTCCGCTGAATCAGCGAATCGGCCAGTTGCTCAAACTTCGCGCGGGTCAGCGTCCGAACCAGGTGCTTCGGAATCCCATCGACCGGCATGATATACGGCAGGTTGATTTCCGTCGACGATGAGCTCGACAGCTCAATTTTCGCTTTCTCCGCGGCTTCTTTCAGGCGTTGGAGCGCCATCGGATCTTTCCGCAGGTCGATGCGCTCGTCGTTCAGAAACTCCTGCGCCAACCAGTTGATGATCACCTGATCGAAATCGTCACCACCGAGGTGCGTATCGCCGTCGGTCGATTTTACTTCAAACACGCCATCACCCAATTCCAGAATCGAGATATCGAACGTACCGCCACCAAGGTCAAATACGGCGATCTTCATGTCCTTATCGGTCTTGTCGAGACCATAGGCCAGGGCCGCCGCGGTGGGTTCGTTGATAATCCGTTTTACGTCGAGA comes from Fibrella aestuarina BUZ 2 and encodes:
- a CDS encoding alpha-L-fucosidase, which translates into the protein MNRRLLLKTVAGLAAIHPLSRLPGWAAPYRTQLSGEPMATGKFKPTWESLQQYAVPDWYRDAKFGIWAHWGAQCQPEHGDWYARNMYDEGGNDYKFHVEKYGHPSKAGFKDVIHQWKAENWNPDQLLSLYKRAGAQYFMAMANHHDNFDNYDSKYQSWNATRLGPKKDIIGGWAKAARQHSLRFGVSVHAAHAWTWYETAQRSDKQGPLAGVPYDGKLTKADGKGTWWEGYDPQELYAQNHPLSENSLKTSSIHRQWEWGNGANVPPAAYCEKFYNRTVDLINKYSPDVVYFDDTALPLWPINDAGLRIAAHLYNSNMKRHGGKLEAVLNGKILTPEQQKCMVWDIERGQSNQIEPFVWQTDTCIGSWHYDRRVYDNNRYKSAQTVVHTLADVVSKNGNLLLSVPVRADGSIDEKETAIVEGIAAWMAINKEAIFGTRPWRIFGEGPALESAAPLSAQGFNEGKGKPFGAEDIRFTRKGNTLYAIVMGWPADGQVRIKSLGTAAAQSPAYTHVSLLGHSEPLRFTQTAEALTVSLPSQKPGDYAYCLKLS
- the dnaK gene encoding molecular chaperone DnaK, yielding MGKIIGIDLGTTNSCVAVMEGNEPVVIPNSEGRRTTPSVVAFMDNGNGERKVGDPAKRQAITNPQNTIYSIKRFMGKRYNEVQNELGQISYNVEKGPNDTPRVKIGDRQYTPQELSALILQKMKQTAEDYLGQTVTEAVITVPAYFNDAERQATKEAGQIAGLDVKRIINEPTAAALAYGLDKTDKDMKIAVFDLGGGTFDISILELGDGVFEVKSTDGDTHLGGDDFDQVIINWLAQEFLNDERIDLRKDPMALQRLKEAAEKAKIELSSSSSTEINLPYIMPVDGIPKHLVRTLTRAKFEQLADSLIQRSLEPCRRALKNSGLSASQIDEVILVGGSTRIPKVQEEVEKLFGKKPSKAVNPDEAVAIGAAIQGGVLTGEVKDVLLLDVIPLSLGIETMGGVFTKMVESNTTIPSKKTEVFSTASDNQPSVEINVLQGERPMAGQNRQLGRFILSDIPPAPRGVPQIEVTFDVDANGILNVTARDKGTGKEQKIRIEASSGLTDAEINRMREEAKANEAADKLEKEKIEKVNQADSMIFQTEKQLKDYGDKLSAGNKQAIEDALGQLRTAHGTRDVAAIETALASLTTAWNNASQEIYAATQGQPDGANPMDGFAGGQPGGGQPNGNGQPTDSDVSDVPYEEVK